A genomic segment from Deinococcus detaillensis encodes:
- a CDS encoding aldo/keto reductase — protein MPAGPALWVHSKTLEALHDLVKLGMVRYIGASNHFAYQIARAQYLADFKGWTRFVSVQDQYNLLYREEEREMLPLCREEGIGFLPWSPLARGYLAGNRRGSEGRTTRGSSDTMSKALFGSETDEAVMSAVEVVAQAHGVRPSQVALAWTLHQEGVTAPIIGASKMNHLEEAVAAEALSLSAEELQELAAPYRPRSSTLS, from the coding sequence TTGCCTGCTGGTCCTGCGCTTTGGGTTCACTCCAAGACGCTCGAAGCGTTGCACGATCTGGTCAAGCTCGGCATGGTGCGCTACATCGGTGCGTCCAATCACTTTGCGTATCAAATTGCACGGGCACAGTACTTGGCCGACTTCAAGGGTTGGACGCGGTTTGTGAGCGTGCAAGACCAGTACAACCTGCTTTACCGGGAAGAAGAGCGGGAGATGTTGCCACTGTGCCGTGAGGAAGGCATTGGATTCCTGCCGTGGAGTCCACTGGCACGGGGCTATCTGGCGGGTAATCGCCGGGGCAGTGAGGGACGAACCACCCGTGGGAGCAGCGACACCATGAGTAAGGCGTTGTTCGGCAGCGAAACCGACGAAGCGGTGATGAGCGCGGTGGAGGTTGTGGCCCAGGCGCACGGTGTGCGGCCCTCACAGGTGGCGTTGGCTTGGACCCTGCATCAAGAAGGAGTGACTGCGCCGATTATCGGGGCCAGCAAGATGAATCACTTGGAAGAAGCGGTGGCAGCCGAAGCGCTTAGTCTCAGCGCTGAGGAACTTCAGGAGTTGGCTGCCCCGTACCGGCCCCGCTCTAGCACCCTCTCGTGA
- a CDS encoding integrase core domain-containing protein: MSRRGNPYDNARMESFYKTLKTEEVDLQDYADLDDAQRHVNHFIGKLYNQERLHSSLGYVPPAEFAARYHPA, encoded by the coding sequence ATGTCCAGAAGAGGCAATCCCTACGACAACGCTCGCATGGAAAGTTTCTACAAAACTCTCAAAACAGAGGAGGTCGATCTTCAAGATTATGCTGATCTGGACGATGCACAGCGCCATGTGAACCACTTCATCGGTAAGCTTTACAACCAAGAACGCCTGCATTCCAGTCTCGGCTACGTCCCACCTGCCGAGTTCGCCGCCCGCTATCATCCAGCCTAG
- the istA gene encoding IS21 family transposase has product MELGLSDRLIGQSVGLARSTVQDYVIRAQQVNVIWPLPPELDDVQLEDLLFCRRDQSVTRLAHEPDWLQIDQELRRKGVTRQLLWEEYRQKHPDGWQYATFNDNYRKWKGTQGLTMRQTHRAGEKLFVDYAGLTLPLTHPGTGIIHPAQVFVATLGASNYTYAEVTRTQNSDDWISSHIRALASFGGVPEVIVPDNLKAGVTHASRYEPELNRSYQEFAQHYDVAVIPTRVRKPRDKALVEVHVQIVERRILAPLRNRAFFSVPEANEAIWDLLHDLNRPAAAAPVCGPRVVDRRLGEGQQSDVHLGGRQSGHGRHGLPEKPWPRMAGSPPPRRARRLRLVHSACGDAQCRRLLVPGGLFRRFSQHQFSAGRGGRFRFAVVHPGHLAGARLPLLALLTIGTMQQQLLHGDAPWVVEVPHLLLGLGVVVLTELAALWGGCLDAQTGSSAAPSLRIVTVRLFRSTCQPHRQAYGNHPESRMTTFADVTLPAAVPSGHLAQQVNLRLLSGPSASGDAGEFPAHSGSGNGLVSPPPDIALRWVALDSPLSLNGFGRHPEGVPHARS; this is encoded by the coding sequence TTGGAACTGGGTCTGAGTGACCGCCTGATCGGGCAAAGTGTGGGGCTGGCCCGAAGTACCGTGCAGGATTACGTGATCCGTGCCCAGCAGGTGAATGTCATTTGGCCTCTCCCCCCAGAGCTGGACGATGTCCAGCTCGAAGATCTCCTGTTTTGCCGCCGGGATCAGTCCGTAACCCGGCTCGCCCACGAGCCGGACTGGTTACAGATCGATCAGGAATTACGCCGCAAAGGTGTGACCCGGCAACTGCTCTGGGAAGAGTACAGACAGAAACATCCCGATGGTTGGCAGTACGCGACCTTCAACGACAATTACCGAAAGTGGAAGGGCACCCAGGGGCTGACCATGCGTCAGACGCACCGGGCAGGCGAGAAGCTATTCGTCGATTATGCGGGTCTCACACTCCCGCTTACCCATCCAGGTACTGGAATTATCCATCCAGCACAGGTTTTCGTGGCCACCTTGGGGGCCAGCAACTACACCTACGCCGAAGTCACCCGAACGCAAAACAGTGACGACTGGATCTCGTCGCACATCCGGGCGCTGGCATCTTTCGGCGGTGTTCCTGAGGTGATCGTGCCGGACAATCTCAAGGCTGGCGTTACGCACGCCAGCCGCTACGAACCGGAACTCAACCGCAGTTATCAGGAATTCGCTCAGCATTACGATGTTGCCGTCATTCCCACCCGCGTCCGCAAACCCAGAGATAAAGCCCTGGTGGAAGTTCATGTCCAGATCGTTGAACGGCGCATTCTAGCTCCCTTACGCAACCGCGCCTTTTTCAGTGTTCCCGAAGCCAACGAGGCGATCTGGGATCTGCTGCATGATCTCAACCGACCTGCCGCCGCTGCGCCTGTATGTGGGCCACGAGTGGTTGATCGTAGGTTGGGGGAAGGTCAACAATCCGACGTGCATCTGGGTGGTCGACAAAGCGGGCATGGCCGTCACGGGCTTCCTGAAAAGCCCTGGCCAAGAATGGCGGGATCTCCCCCACCCAGACGTGCACGTCGGCTACGCCTGGTTCATTCAGCATGTGGCGATGCCCAATGCCGCCGCCTTCTCGTTCCTGGTGGCCTTTTTCGGAGGTTTTCCCAGCACCAGTTTTCTGCTGGCCGGGGCGGTCGGTTTCGGTTCGCCGTTGTACATCCTGGCCACTTGGCGGGTGCTAGGCTGCCGCTGCTGGCCCTGCTCACGATCGGGACCATGCAGCAGCAGCTGTTGCACGGTGATGCCCCCTGGGTCGTGGAAGTCCCTCATCTGTTGCTCGGCCTCGGCGTCGTGGTGCTCACGGAGCTGGCAGCTCTGTGGGGGGGTTGCCTGGATGCCCAGACCGGCTCCAGTGCCGCACCGAGTCTGAGAATAGTGACTGTGCGCCTGTTTCGCTCAACCTGTCAACCTCATCGGCAAGCATACGGTAATCATCCTGAATCAAGGATGACCACGTTTGCTGACGTCACTTTGCCGGCGGCGGTTCCGTCCGGCCACCTCGCGCAGCAGGTCAATCTGCGCCTGTTGAGTGGACCTTCTGCGTCTGGAGATGCAGGGGAATTTCCAGCGCATTCCGGCAGCGGTAATGGCTTGGTAAGCCCGCCGCCCGACATTGCTCTCAGATGGGTCGCGCTGGACAGTCCTCTCAGCTTGAATGGGTTCGGACGCCACCCGGAAGGAGTTCCTCATGCGCGTTCGTGA
- a CDS encoding CBS domain-containing protein: MRVREQMSTAIISVEAQTPLGPALLLMESSGLRCLPVVDGQRLLGLLLASDLRLGTAPPDAQVSEYAVPTTEQIRPDMPIERAAFLMLQHDVRGLPVIDAQDRLVGVVTVKDLLKTLVEAPPVVLWK, from the coding sequence ATGCGCGTTCGTGAACAGATGAGTACCGCCATCATTTCGGTAGAAGCGCAGACGCCGCTTGGCCCGGCGCTGCTTCTGATGGAGTCCAGTGGCCTGCGCTGCTTGCCGGTCGTGGACGGTCAGCGGCTGCTGGGATTATTACTGGCCTCCGATCTGCGCCTGGGCACGGCACCTCCCGATGCTCAGGTCAGCGAGTACGCAGTGCCCACCACCGAGCAGATCCGGCCCGACATGCCCATTGAGCGGGCCGCTTTCCTGATGCTGCAACATGACGTGCGCGGCTTACCGGTGATCGACGCTCAGGACCGGCTGGTCGGGGTCGTGACTGTCAAGGATCTGCTCAAAACGCTGGTCGAGGCACCGCCGGTGGTGCTCTGGAAATGA
- a CDS encoding IS6 family transposase, translating to MTDPKPYRHRFTMTIIQHAVWLYHRFPLSYRDVQELLHQRGIQVSHETIREWCIKFGPLFAEHLRHREPRRGSRWYLDEVCTKVDGVRHWLWRAVDEYGFVLDILLQRHRDTEAAKTFLIRLLGEYNVPEVIHTDQLQSYGAAIRQVPSLADVDHQEVISKARCNNIVEQEHRSTRRQERNQQGFRRRKRAQEFLSLHARITNLHHHSRTSVCAVVRTSNQKRAFQTWSTVAAGVA from the coding sequence ATGACCGACCCGAAGCCCTACCGCCACCGTTTCACAATGACCATCATCCAGCACGCCGTCTGGCTCTACCACCGCTTTCCGCTCAGCTACAGAGATGTTCAAGAATTGCTGCACCAGCGTGGCATCCAGGTCAGCCACGAGACAATCCGCGAATGGTGCATTAAGTTTGGTCCCCTCTTCGCTGAACATCTTCGCCACCGGGAACCCCGGCGGGGTTCCCGGTGGTACTTGGACGAGGTCTGTACGAAGGTGGATGGTGTTCGACACTGGCTCTGGAGGGCCGTGGACGAATATGGCTTCGTGCTCGACATTTTGCTCCAGCGACACCGGGACACTGAAGCTGCAAAGACCTTCCTGATAAGGCTATTGGGTGAATATAACGTTCCAGAGGTCATTCATACCGATCAGCTTCAGAGCTACGGAGCTGCGATTCGTCAGGTCCCGAGCCTGGCTGACGTCGACCATCAGGAGGTGATCTCCAAGGCCCGTTGTAACAATATCGTCGAGCAGGAACATCGATCCACACGGCGACAAGAGCGCAATCAGCAGGGGTTCAGACGACGGAAACGCGCTCAAGAGTTCCTGAGTTTGCATGCCCGAATCACCAACCTCCACCATCATTCCCGCACCAGTGTTTGCGCCGTAGTGAGAACAAGTAATCAGAAACGAGCGTTCCAGACATGGTCAACCGTCGCGGCAGGGGTGGCCTGA